The following coding sequences are from one Rutidosis leptorrhynchoides isolate AG116_Rl617_1_P2 chromosome 11, CSIRO_AGI_Rlap_v1, whole genome shotgun sequence window:
- the LOC139877544 gene encoding cytokinin dehydrogenase 6-like, producing the protein MRFFLSVSIFRRKNLLFIRSFVIMLLSFLAIQLNFCFSNIPSSIDTLSVDGHFSFTNNEFAANDYGKQFQYLPLAVLHPKSVSDIATTVRHVWELGPSSKLTVAARGHGHSIQGQSQAHQGIVINMESLKTPKMHFEIGDDPYVDVSGGELWIDILKESLKYGLAPKSWTDYLHLTVGGTLSNAGISGQAFKHGPQINNVQQLEVVTGKGEVMTCSDQQNADLFNGVLGGLGQFGIITRARISLEPAVQMVKWIRVLYTDFLTFTRDQEHLISADKTFDYIEGLVIKNRTNLLYNWRSSFNPKYDNEASQFTSEGKTLFCLEVAKYFNPNNIVTTNEEIERMLSELNYIPSTLFMNEVTYVEFVDRVHAAEIKLQAKGLWNVPHPWLNLLVPRSKIDKFADEVFGNILEDTSNGPVLVYPLNKSKWNNRTSAVLPKEDIFYLVAFLSQANPLSTGKDGLQRLLNQNKRVLNFCKEAQLGVKQYLPHYATRDEWRAHFGQRWETFQQRKSAYDPLAILAPGQRIFQKGLLYL; encoded by the exons ATGAGATTTTTTCTATCAGTTTCTATCTTTCGACGTAAAAACTTATTATTCATTAGAAGTTTTGTGATCATGTTGCTAAGTTTTTTAGCTATTCAACTAAACTTTTGTTTTTCAAACATCCCATCTTCAATAGACACATTAAGTGTTGATGGACATTTCAGTTTCACCAACAATGAATTTGCCGCTAACGACTACGGAAAACAGTTTCAATACCTTCCTCTAGCTGTGTTGCATCCTAAATCGGTTTCTGATATAGCCACGACGGTTAGGCATGTTTGGGAATTGGGTCCGAGCTCAAAGCTGACGGTTGCAGCTAGAGGTCATGGTCACTCGATTCAAGGTCAATCACAGGCTCATCAAGGAATTGTAATCAATATGGAATCATTAAAAACACCGAAAATGCATTTTGAAATTGGTGATGATCCTTATGTGGATGTTTCGGGTGGAGAGTTGTGGATTGATATCTTAAAAGAAAGCCTTAAATACGGGTTGGCGCCAAAATCTTGGACGGATTATTTACATTTAACAGTTGGTGGTACTTTGTCCAATGCGGGAATTAGCGGTCAAGCGTTTAAACATGGTCCACAGATCAATAATGTTCAACAGCTCGAAGTCGTTACAG GAAAGGGAGAGGTGATGACATGTTCAGACCAACAAAATGCAGATCTTTTTAATGGTGTTCTCGGAGGACTTGGGCAGTTTGGGATCATTACTCGTGCACGAATTTCACTCGAACCGGCTGTACAAAtg GTGAAATGGATCAGAGTGTTGTATACGGATTTCTTAACGTTTACACGAGATCAAGAACATCTTATATCTGCAGACAAAACATTTGACTACATAGAAGGACTTGTAATAAAAAACCGAACGAATCTCCTTTATAACTGGAGATCATCGTTCAACCCAAAATACGACAATGAGGCGAGTCAATTCACATCAGAAGGAAAAACTCTTTTTTGCCTTGAGGTGGCGAAATACTTCAATCCCAATAACATCGTTACAACCAATGAA GAAATTGAGAGGATGTTATCAGAGTTAAATTATATACCGTcgactcttttcatgaacgaagtTACATATGTAGAGTTTGTAGACAGAGTTCATGCAGCAGAGATTAAACTGCAAGCAAAGGGTTTGTGGAACGTGCCACACCCGTGGCTTAATCTTCTTGTTCCAAGAAGTAAAATTGATAAATTTGCAGATGAAGTTTTTGGAAACATTCTAGAAGATACAAGCAATGGCCCTGTCCTTGTCTACCCACTCAACAAATCAAA aTGGAACAACAGGACTTCTGCAGTATTGCCCAAGGAAGATATATTCTACCTAGTGGCATTCTTGTCACAAGCGAATCCTTTATCGACCGGAAAAGATGGTTTACAACGCCTATTAAATCAGAACAAAAGAGTGCTTAATTTTTGCAAGGAAGCACAACTTGGTGTTAAACAATATTTGCCACATTATGCCACACGAGATGAGTGGCGGGCCCATTTCGGTCAGCGTTGGGAGACCTTTCAACAAAGGAAATCGGCTTATGACCCTCTTGCAATACTTGCTCCTGGACAAAGAATTTTTCAAAAGGGACTACTATATTTATGA